The DNA region GGCTTTGACTTCCGCGGCGGACTTCACCACGCGCTCGGGAAAAAACGGATCCGGCTGCCTTTCGAGTTTGAAGCCTCTCTCGCGCAGAGGGTCGGCGTATTCCAGCGCGAAGTTGCCGGGCACAGCCACGTCGCGCACCTTTTTTCTTTCCAGGAAGTCCGTGACCAGGTCCACGTAACCGGGCCGCTTGCCCGTCCGTTCCTTGTATTCCCGGGCCAGGACAGAAGTGGAGATGACCTCGTGGACATTGGCCTGCTTGCGCGCGCGGTCCACTTCGAGGTCGTTCATGAGCAGGTATTTCTTGCCCTTGATCTGCAGGAAGATGAAAGGGTCCGGGGCAATGAACTGCGTGGCGTAATAAAGATTCGCGTCGTATTCGCTCGCCGCGATCATGAGAATATTTCGATTGTCCGTCTGCTTTTTCATTGCGGGTTCCTCAAGTTTAAGTATCATTGTAGAGGTTTTGCCGGAACCGGAACAAGTTTTTTATCGGTATCTTTATCTTTTGATTGAGGAGCGCATGGGCAAGTTCGTCAAAGTGGCCAAGAAAAGCGAAATCCCGACCGACCGCGGGCTTTGCGTCGAGGCGGGCGGGCGCGAGATCGCGCTTTTCAAAATAAATGACAAGGTGTATGCCATCGACCACATCTGCCCCCATGCCGGCGGCCCGCTTGCCGAAGGCGCGGTGCACGGCGAACAGGTCATGTGCCCCTGGCACGGCTGGGAATTCAACATCAAGAACGGCCAGTGCGGCTTCAATTCTGCGCTGAAGCAGGACGTTTTTAAGGTGAAAGAAGACGGCGACGACGTGTACGTCGAAGCCTGAGCGCCTCTTCGGGCCGTGCGCTTCGCCTTGTCCCGCTTGAGTTTCCAGAATTTCACGTTGACGCTCCCGTAGAAAAACGATAAACTCCTCAATCTCATGCCCACTCAGACAAAAACCGTGAAAACACCCTCGATCGAAGAACTCAAGGCCAAGGCCAAACAAATCCGCAGGGACATCGTCCACATGACGGCGGTGGCCGGTTCCGGCCATCCCGGCGGTTCCTTGTCCGCGACGGAAATCCTTACGGCGCTTTACTTTGCGGTGATGAAGCACGACCCGAAAAGCCCCAAATGGGCCGACCGGGACCGCTTCATTCTGAGCAAGGGCCATGCTTCTCCGCTTCTTTATTCCGTGCTTGCCGAGGCCGGCTATTTCGACCGCGATCTTCTGCCGACTTTCCGCAAATTGAACAGCCCGCTGCAGGGACACCCGGACCGCCGGCGCCTTGCGGGCGTGGAAGCATCCACGGGTTCGCTCGGCCAGGGGCTTTCCATCGGCATCGGACACGCGCTCGCGCGGCGCCTCGACCAGAAATCTTTTTATACCTACGTGGTCGTCTCGGACGGCGAATCCAACGAAGGTCAGATCTGGGAAGCCGCGGCCATGGCCGCCCACCACAAGGTGGACCACCTGATTACGTTTTTGGACTACAACAAATTCCAGCTCGACGACGCCACGCACGTGATCTGTAACATGGAGCCCATGGGCGCGAAGTGGGCGAGCTTCGGCTGGAACGTGCAGGAAATCGACGGCCATGACCTCGGCCAGATCCTCGCGGCGGTGGAAAAAGCCAAGCAGGTGAAGAACCAGCCGGCCATCATCGTCTGTCATACCGTGAAGGGCAAAGGCATTTCCTTCATGGAGAACAACAATCATTTCCACGGCGTTTCTCCGACGAAAGAAGAAATGGAAAAAGCCCTGAAGGAGCTCAGCTGATGCCGCTCGAGAAAAAGTACGGCAAAGCGACGCGCGACGCATACGGCGAAGCGCTGGTCGAACTCGGAAAAGAAAATTCCAGCGTGGTTGTGTTGGACGCGGACCTTTCCAAGTCCACGAAGACCGCGAAATTCGGCGAGACTTTCCCGGACCGTTTCTTCAACGTCGGCATCCAGGAAGCGAACCTTGTCGGCGTGGCTTCAGGCC from Verrucomicrobiia bacterium includes:
- a CDS encoding transketolase → MPTQTKTVKTPSIEELKAKAKQIRRDIVHMTAVAGSGHPGGSLSATEILTALYFAVMKHDPKSPKWADRDRFILSKGHASPLLYSVLAEAGYFDRDLLPTFRKLNSPLQGHPDRRRLAGVEASTGSLGQGLSIGIGHALARRLDQKSFYTYVVVSDGESNEGQIWEAAAMAAHHKVDHLITFLDYNKFQLDDATHVICNMEPMGAKWASFGWNVQEIDGHDLGQILAAVEKAKQVKNQPAIIVCHTVKGKGISFMENNNHFHGVSPTKEEMEKALKELS
- the nirD gene encoding nitrite reductase small subunit NirD, whose protein sequence is MGKFVKVAKKSEIPTDRGLCVEAGGREIALFKINDKVYAIDHICPHAGGPLAEGAVHGEQVMCPWHGWEFNIKNGQCGFNSALKQDVFKVKEDGDDVYVEA